The Molothrus ater isolate BHLD 08-10-18 breed brown headed cowbird chromosome 18, BPBGC_Mater_1.1, whole genome shotgun sequence genome window below encodes:
- the ISCU gene encoding LOW QUALITY PROTEIN: iron-sulfur cluster assembly enzyme ISCU (The sequence of the model RefSeq protein was modified relative to this genomic sequence to represent the inferred CDS: deleted 1 base in 1 codon) has protein sequence MAALRAAGAALLRPRAGPAPAVLGYHKKVVDHYENPRNVGSLDRNSKNVGTGLVGAPACGDVMKLQVEVDENGKIVDARFKTFGCGSAIASSSLATEWVKGKTVDEALKIKNTDIAKELCLPPVKLHCSMLAEDAIKAALADYKLKQDPNRESDKNADKKAKNA, from the exons ATGGCGGCGCTgagggcggcgggggcggcgctgctgcggccccgggccgggccggccccggCCGTGCTGGGCTACCACAAGAAG GTGGTGGATCACTACGAGAACCCGCGCAACGTCGGCTCCCTCGACCGCAATTCCAAGAACGTGGGCACCGGCCTGGTGGGCGCTCCGGCCTGCGGCGACGTCATGAAGCTGCAG GTGGAAGTGGACGAGAACGGCAAGATTGTGGACGCTCGCTTCAAAACGTTCGGCTGTGGCTCA GCCATCGCCTCCAGCTCGCTGGCCACGGAGTGGGTCAAAGGGAAAACG GTTGATGAAGCGCTGAAAATCAAGAACACAGATATTGCCAAGGAACTCTGCCTTCCCCCTGTCAAACTGCACTGCTCCA tgctggctgaAGACGCCATCAAGGCCGCCTTGGCCGACTACAAACTGAAGCAGGATCCAAACAGAGAATCCGACAAAAACGCCGACAAAAAAGCCAAGAATGCCTGA
- the TMEM119 gene encoding LOW QUALITY PROTEIN: transmembrane protein 119 (The sequence of the model RefSeq protein was modified relative to this genomic sequence to represent the inferred CDS: inserted 1 base in 1 codon): protein MAAGESVPSPSRDPFPAEGPLSGEERRMKALISAPQTLHSPGAGQCCDPRATAVPMGSREGWGXGAPPTSAAVFLHWINGNQIVQPGESLEAKSCCWSPSRFPAGFLGMGSAMGTWLLLLVLLVAAPAEAAAPRHRPVLPDTAGSGDGDEASATLPAQPVTPRISPTVGEAPGTTVTNSSAPGVLDGLVDFFKEYLLLVVVVGSLSFVLLFIICAAVIVRQKHKASAYYPSSFPKKKYVDERDKSGGARDFSEVPDKAPEAGAEEPLDGGRQLQADILTAAQNLKSPHKAPLANGAQGEQNSPQQEEEKEEEEEGKKKLGDEQPKTPAQNPGAEEAASAGSKDGGCTPDVSQDGSQAPSGI from the exons aTGGCTGCCGGGGAATCGGTGCCGTCCCCATCCCGGGACCCCTTTCCAGCTGAGGGGCCCCTgtctggggaggagaggaggatgaaggCCCTCATCTCAGCCCCTCAAACCCTTCATTCTCCTGGTGCTGGTCAGTGCTGTGACCCTAGAGCCACAGCAGTGCCTATGGGGAGCCGGGAGGGTTGGG TCGGGGCACCTCCCACCTCTGCTGCCGTTTTTTTGCACTGGATTAATGGAAACCAGATTGTGCAGCCAGGAGAGAGCCTGGAagccaaatcctgctgctggagtCCCTC CAGGTTTCCTGCAGGATTCCTGGGAATGGGCTCAGCCATGGGCACGTGGTTGCTGCtcttggtgctgctggtggcagcccCGGCTGAGGCGGCAGcgccccggcaccgcccggtGCTGCCGGACACGGCGGGCAGCGGGGACGGGGACGAGGCGTCAGCCACGCTGCCCGCCCAGCCCGTGACCCCCCGGATCAGCCCCACCGTGGGGGAAGCACCGGGGACCACGGTGACCAACAGCTCGGCGCCGGGCGTGCTGGACGGGCTGGTGGACTTCTTCAAGGAGtacctgctgctggtggtggtggtgggctCGCTGTCCTTCGTCCTCCTCTTCATCATCTGCGCCGCTGTCATCGTCCGGCAGAAGCACAAGGCCTCTGCCTACTatccctcctcctttcccaagAAGAAATACGTGGATGAGCGGGACAAGTCGGGGGGAGCGCGGGACTTCAGCGAGGTGCCGGACAAAGCCCCCGAGGCCGGCGCGGAGGAGCCGCTGGACGGCGGCCGGCAGCTCCAGGCCGACATCCTGACTGCTGCCCAGAACCTCAAATCCCCCCACAAGGCACCGCTGGCCAACGGGGCCCAGGGCGAGCAGAATTCCcctcagcaggaggaggagaaggaggaagaggaggaaggaaagaagaagctGGGGGATGAGCAACCCAAGACCCCTGCCCAAAATCCGGGCGCGGAGGAAGCGGCGAGCGCAGGAAGCAAGGATGGAGGATGCACCCCTGATGTATCCCAGGATGGCTCCCAGGCTCCCTCTGGAATCTGA